From one Bacteroides intestinalis DSM 17393 genomic stretch:
- the sov gene encoding T9SS outer membrane translocon Sov/SprA, translating to MKSPRIRHIIWLLLLWLMPSSFVVMGQNVNGENTQKAENVQDTIAPRYSVRKTVPGTLKDLSPHPADMQSPMNLRTEAEYDAKTDRYYIRTKLGNTEIDVPMVLTPEEYLDWTLKQSMQSYYRQKNGEQIGKGKEAFDFMDMKFNLGPAEKLFGPGGVQIRTQGNAELSFGMTYKNVKNPSLPESQRKTLGFDFDEKININVNGKVGDKVNMNMNYNTDATFDFDTKRLKLKYEGKEDEIIKLIEAGNVSMSTNNSLIRGASALFGIRTDLQFGKLKLQAVISQQESEAKTVTSRGGAQTTTFDFSADNYEENRHFFLAHYFRDTYDKNLTQLPNILSGVTINRIEVWVTNKRNNYDTPRNIVALTDLGEAFHIGNNTAWQGTGNPSNPTSNVNAPTNNANTLYAQMTSTYAAARDISQVSNTMNNIPGVEGGMDYEKIESARLLTSSEYTLNSKLGYISLKQTLQPDEVLAVAFEYTLGGRSYQVGEFSSDIKETGQSLFVKLLKNTANSPDAACWDLMMKNVYSLNAYSVQKEKFQLNITYQSDTTGVYLRYIPEGKIAKMPLLRVMNLDRLNSQNQTGADGFFDFVEGYTVTAADGRIYFPVVEPFGSHLRKAIGNDALADKYVFQELYDSTRTVARQTAEKNKYRLTGEYRASNANEIRLGAMNVPQGSVRVTAGGMTLVENSDYTVDYTLGIVTILNQSIIDAGTAISVNLESNTLYSMQRKTMMGLNFTYDFSQNFSFGGSIMHLSEKPLTSKVAMGDEPLSNTLWGVNASWKKESQWLTNMIDKLPFVNATVPSSINLGVEFAHLIPGHAKGLQQNASYIDDFESTQSGIDLRQPSYWMLASTPYSPSASALFPEASLSNDINYGKNRALLAWYHIDGLFTRRNSSLTPTHIKNDLNQLSNHYVREVYEQELFPNKETPYQESASMNVLNLAYYPQERGPYNLDTDMNSDGTLRNPEKRWGGMMRKLDTSDFEAANIEYVSFWLLDPFIYTEDGTLIKNTTSTARGGDLYINLGEVSEDILKDGKKFFENGLPIDGDMTKTEETVWGRVPRDRSVVYAFDNTSGARRRQDVGLNGLSTEDERTFSTYQKYLERVQGIVNAEAYQKFYNDPAGDTYHYFRGSDYDREERSILERYKYYNNTEGNSTASEDSPERYDISSKTVPDVEDINQDNTLNETEKYFQYRVRLAPTDLKVGQNYITDKRTVSVRLRNGQTEEVTWYQFKVPVRSGEAVGSIKDFKSIRFMRMFLTGFEKPVVLRFATLELVRGEWRTYTDALNNTQQGASTTSSATLDVSAVNIEENGDRTPVNYVMPPGISRVIDPGQPQLRQQNEQAMSLKLEKLAPGDARAVYKNTGMDMRQYKRLQMFAHAEALPDLSTDPQDGELSVFIRLGSDYRSNYYEYEIPLTLTPHGEYNGSTAAGCLAVWPKSNNLDIDLSVLTNAKKARNRLKNISNSGVTYAKVYSEYDPDKPANKISVIGNPSLAEVKTLMIGVRNNSRTVKSAEVWVNELRLTEFNEEGGWAAQGNLNVQLSDIGSINLAGHMETAGFGGLEQSVSERRLDDYYQYSFTTTFDLGRFFPKKAKLTAPIYFSYSKEATTPKYNPLDKDMLLDDALDACTTDWERDSLMNIAREITTYRNFSLSNARLGITSKNPMPYDPGNFTFSYSRSLRHNQGSTTAYENETDWRAAMTYNYAPIYRPWEPFKSMENKSPWMRFIKEFNLNWLPQSISFNTDMTRHYYELQLRDLEALTSGASVGNGDISIESIPISVAKEFLWNRDFALRWDLTKNLRFNFTSATHAEIVEPYGVVNKDLYPDEYTAWKDTVRRSLLSLGRPIDFQQTFNATYKLPFDKFPATDWISADLRFTSSYNWDRGVSLSEGIEMGNTVSNQRSIDVNSRFNLEALYNKIPYLKQVNRRFSASYRKPTSPKEQKPRRYDKEIQLRTDTTLTIQHNMNSRRPKVSALTVDGRRYPVNYKVLSANSLRIDTKDTARIKLTIIPGPNPEDGWWYKFGQHTARFAMSLRNFSFTYKNTYAMTLPGFRPEVGDMFGQKKHGGFLAPGIDFAFGLTGDGYIDRALQNDWLVCNDSIVSPASSNALEDLQLRISLEPIRDLKIDLTANRTRNRSREMQYMFAGMPDTRSGNFSMSIISIGSSFERHSAGDGYRSGTFERFRRNLDVIRDRVETQFIGAQYPQGSTFAGKTFDPANGTISKHSPDVMIPAFLAAYTGRNARNSVLDFFPSLFSMMPNWRITYTGLTKIAWFKKNFRSVNLNHAYRSTYSVGSYNTFQSFMSYMGDLGFVEDVQTGNPIPSSRFDISMVSINEQFSPLIGMDATLKNGLTAKVEYKTSRILNLSMSACQLVETASRDFVIGLGYKIVNFNLFSRRNVKDSKNRVSHDLALRADISFRNQSALCRDIQQGFAQATNGNKALKISCSADYTLSRLLTLRLYYDRQQNTPLISSSSYPVVSADFGFSMKFSLTR from the coding sequence ATGAAGTCTCCTCGTATACGACATATCATTTGGTTATTGCTGCTATGGCTCATGCCTAGCAGCTTTGTCGTTATGGGACAGAATGTAAATGGGGAGAATACACAAAAAGCGGAAAATGTACAGGATACAATAGCTCCGCGATATTCCGTTCGCAAGACCGTGCCGGGTACACTAAAAGACCTTTCTCCCCACCCTGCCGACATGCAATCACCCATGAACCTACGAACCGAAGCAGAATATGATGCAAAAACAGACAGGTACTACATACGCACAAAATTAGGGAATACCGAAATCGATGTACCGATGGTACTAACTCCCGAAGAATATCTGGACTGGACATTGAAACAATCCATGCAATCTTATTACCGCCAAAAGAACGGAGAACAAATCGGCAAAGGAAAAGAGGCTTTCGACTTTATGGATATGAAGTTCAACCTTGGTCCGGCAGAGAAATTGTTTGGTCCCGGTGGGGTACAGATACGTACACAAGGTAATGCAGAACTCAGCTTCGGCATGACGTACAAAAATGTGAAGAACCCCTCACTTCCGGAAAGTCAACGCAAAACACTCGGTTTTGACTTTGACGAGAAAATCAATATCAACGTCAATGGAAAAGTAGGTGACAAGGTGAATATGAACATGAACTACAACACCGATGCTACCTTTGATTTTGACACCAAACGACTGAAACTGAAATATGAGGGAAAAGAAGATGAGATCATCAAACTGATTGAAGCCGGTAATGTGAGCATGTCCACCAATAACTCACTGATACGCGGAGCATCCGCACTGTTCGGTATTCGTACAGACCTGCAATTTGGCAAGCTAAAGCTACAAGCTGTTATCAGCCAGCAAGAGAGTGAAGCCAAAACAGTGACAAGTCGCGGTGGTGCACAAACCACTACGTTCGACTTCTCCGCAGATAATTACGAAGAAAATCGTCACTTTTTTCTAGCCCATTATTTCCGGGATACTTATGACAAAAACCTGACCCAACTTCCAAACATCCTTTCGGGAGTTACAATTAACCGAATTGAAGTATGGGTAACCAATAAACGAAACAACTATGATACCCCCCGCAATATTGTAGCATTAACTGACCTCGGGGAAGCCTTTCATATTGGTAACAACACAGCTTGGCAGGGAACAGGAAACCCATCCAACCCGACTTCCAATGTCAATGCACCCACCAACAATGCCAATACCCTTTATGCGCAGATGACCAGTACCTATGCCGCTGCCCGCGACATCAGCCAGGTAAGCAACACCATGAACAATATTCCCGGTGTAGAGGGAGGTATGGATTATGAGAAGATTGAAAGTGCCCGACTTCTCACTTCTTCGGAATATACTTTGAACAGTAAGTTAGGCTATATTTCACTAAAACAAACTCTGCAACCGGATGAAGTGTTAGCAGTCGCTTTTGAATACACACTGGGGGGACGGAGTTATCAGGTAGGTGAATTTTCTTCTGATATCAAAGAGACAGGGCAAAGTTTATTTGTTAAACTATTGAAGAATACGGCTAACTCTCCCGATGCCGCTTGCTGGGATCTGATGATGAAAAATGTCTATAGTCTCAATGCCTACTCTGTTCAGAAGGAGAAGTTCCAGTTGAATATCACCTACCAAAGTGATACGACAGGTGTGTATCTACGTTATATTCCCGAAGGCAAGATTGCCAAAATGCCTCTATTACGCGTCATGAACCTCGACCGCCTCAATAGCCAGAACCAAACTGGTGCAGACGGTTTCTTCGACTTTGTAGAAGGCTATACTGTAACTGCTGCAGACGGACGTATTTATTTTCCAGTTGTAGAACCTTTCGGCAGTCATTTGCGAAAAGCAATCGGCAATGACGCACTGGCAGATAAATACGTATTTCAGGAACTCTATGACTCTACCCGTACTGTTGCCAGGCAAACTGCGGAGAAGAATAAATACCGATTGACGGGAGAATACCGTGCCTCCAATGCAAATGAAATACGATTGGGAGCCATGAATGTTCCACAAGGGTCGGTACGTGTAACAGCTGGTGGTATGACGCTGGTGGAAAATTCCGACTACACAGTAGATTACACATTGGGAATAGTTACCATCCTCAACCAAAGCATCATAGATGCCGGCACAGCCATCAGTGTAAATCTGGAAAGCAACACACTTTACAGCATGCAGCGCAAAACGATGATGGGGCTAAACTTCACTTATGATTTCTCGCAAAACTTCTCTTTCGGAGGAAGCATCATGCACCTCAGCGAAAAACCGCTGACGAGCAAAGTTGCAATGGGCGACGAACCCCTCTCCAACACTTTATGGGGGGTAAACGCCTCATGGAAGAAAGAGAGTCAATGGCTGACAAATATGATAGATAAGTTACCTTTTGTCAATGCCACCGTCCCCAGTAGTATCAATCTGGGTGTGGAATTCGCCCACCTCATTCCGGGACATGCCAAAGGACTGCAACAAAACGCTTCGTACATCGATGACTTTGAAAGCACGCAAAGTGGTATCGACCTCCGCCAGCCCTCATACTGGATGCTGGCAAGCACTCCCTACAGCCCTTCCGCCTCTGCCCTCTTTCCCGAAGCATCACTCAGTAATGATATAAACTATGGAAAAAACCGGGCATTACTGGCATGGTATCATATTGACGGACTTTTTACCCGACGCAATTCTTCGCTGACACCGACACACATCAAAAATGATCTCAACCAACTTAGTAACCACTACGTACGCGAAGTATATGAACAAGAACTTTTTCCTAATAAGGAAACCCCTTATCAGGAGTCAGCCTCTATGAATGTACTGAACCTGGCATATTACCCGCAGGAACGGGGACCCTATAATCTCGATACGGATATGAATTCGGATGGTACTCTACGTAATCCGGAGAAACGCTGGGGAGGTATGATGCGCAAATTGGATACAAGTGACTTTGAAGCTGCAAATATCGAGTATGTTTCATTCTGGCTACTCGATCCTTTCATCTATACAGAAGATGGTACACTTATTAAAAATACGACTTCTACCGCCCGCGGAGGTGACCTTTATATCAATCTCGGAGAAGTATCCGAAGATATATTGAAAGACGGCAAGAAATTCTTTGAAAATGGTCTGCCCATTGATGGAGATATGACAAAAACCGAAGAAACCGTCTGGGGACGTGTCCCCAGGGACCGTAGCGTAGTGTATGCCTTCGATAATACTTCCGGTGCACGCCGCCGCCAGGATGTCGGTCTGAACGGACTCTCCACAGAAGACGAACGTACTTTCTCCACGTATCAGAAATATCTGGAACGAGTACAAGGCATCGTTAATGCCGAAGCTTACCAGAAGTTCTACAATGACCCGGCCGGTGATACTTATCACTATTTCCGGGGTAGCGATTACGACCGGGAGGAACGTAGTATCCTGGAGCGTTATAAATACTACAACAATACCGAAGGCAACTCCACAGCCAGTGAAGACTCTCCGGAGCGATATGACATATCCTCAAAAACCGTACCCGATGTAGAAGATATCAATCAGGACAATACACTGAACGAGACTGAGAAATATTTCCAATATCGTGTCCGCCTTGCTCCCACCGATCTGAAAGTAGGGCAGAACTATATCACCGACAAAAGAACAGTCAGCGTCCGCCTGCGCAACGGACAAACAGAAGAAGTGACCTGGTATCAGTTCAAAGTACCTGTACGCAGTGGCGAGGCAGTGGGAAGCATTAAAGATTTTAAATCCATCCGCTTCATGCGTATGTTCCTGACCGGATTTGAGAAACCCGTTGTACTACGTTTCGCCACACTCGAATTAGTACGTGGTGAATGGCGTACCTATACCGATGCCTTGAACAACACACAGCAAGGTGCTTCTACCACCAGTTCCGCTACATTGGATGTATCTGCCGTCAACATCGAAGAAAACGGTGATCGCACCCCGGTAAACTATGTGATGCCTCCTGGAATTTCCCGCGTCATCGATCCCGGACAACCGCAACTCCGTCAACAGAATGAACAAGCCATGAGCTTGAAGCTGGAAAAGTTGGCTCCCGGTGATGCCCGTGCCGTCTACAAAAATACCGGTATGGACATGAGGCAGTACAAACGCCTGCAAATGTTTGCCCATGCCGAAGCCTTACCCGATCTCAGTACTGACCCACAAGACGGTGAGCTCTCCGTATTTATCCGCCTCGGTTCAGACTATCGTAGCAATTATTATGAATACGAAATTCCACTCACACTCACTCCCCACGGAGAGTATAATGGAAGCACTGCTGCCGGTTGCCTTGCCGTCTGGCCTAAGTCAAATAATCTGGATATCGACCTCAGTGTGCTGACCAATGCAAAAAAAGCACGCAATCGCCTGAAGAATATTTCAAATAGTGGTGTAACCTATGCCAAAGTCTATTCTGAATACGATCCGGATAAGCCTGCTAACAAAATAAGTGTAATTGGTAATCCTTCGTTGGCAGAAGTAAAGACCTTAATGATCGGAGTTCGCAATAATTCTCGTACTGTCAAGTCGGCAGAAGTCTGGGTAAACGAACTGCGTCTCACCGAATTCAATGAAGAAGGAGGTTGGGCTGCACAGGGCAATCTCAATGTGCAACTCTCTGATATAGGTAGCATCAATCTGGCCGGACACATGGAAACAGCCGGTTTCGGCGGATTGGAACAAAGTGTCAGTGAACGCCGTCTGGATGACTACTATCAATACAGCTTCACTACTACATTCGACCTTGGACGCTTCTTTCCCAAGAAAGCCAAACTGACTGCACCCATTTATTTCTCCTACTCCAAAGAAGCCACTACGCCCAAGTATAATCCGCTGGACAAAGATATGTTGCTGGATGATGCGCTTGATGCCTGCACTACCGATTGGGAACGCGACTCACTGATGAATATAGCCCGCGAAATTACTACTTACCGTAATTTCAGCCTCAGCAATGCACGGCTGGGTATCACCAGTAAGAATCCCATGCCATACGATCCGGGAAACTTTACTTTCAGCTACTCCCGTTCCCTACGTCATAATCAAGGCAGTACTACCGCCTATGAAAATGAAACAGACTGGCGTGCTGCTATGACTTATAACTACGCTCCCATATACCGTCCATGGGAACCTTTCAAAAGCATGGAGAACAAGTCTCCCTGGATGCGTTTTATTAAGGAATTCAACCTGAACTGGCTACCTCAAAGTATATCATTCAATACCGATATGACGCGCCATTACTACGAACTGCAACTTCGTGACCTGGAAGCATTGACCTCCGGAGCATCTGTGGGCAATGGAGATATCAGTATCGAAAGTATTCCAATCTCTGTAGCCAAAGAATTTCTCTGGAACCGTGACTTTGCCCTACGCTGGGACCTGACGAAAAATCTACGCTTCAATTTCACCTCTGCTACCCACGCTGAAATTGTAGAACCCTACGGCGTAGTGAATAAAGACCTTTATCCTGACGAATACACAGCCTGGAAGGATACTGTCCGCCGTAGCCTGCTCTCACTCGGCCGCCCCATCGACTTCCAGCAGACATTCAATGCTACCTATAAACTCCCATTTGATAAATTCCCCGCCACTGACTGGATCAGTGCAGATCTCCGCTTTACTTCTTCCTATAATTGGGATCGTGGCGTGTCCTTATCCGAAGGCATAGAAATGGGAAATACTGTCAGCAACCAACGAAGCATCGATGTAAATTCCCGTTTCAACCTTGAAGCGTTATATAACAAGATCCCCTATCTGAAACAAGTAAACCGTCGCTTCTCTGCCTCGTATCGTAAACCGACATCCCCCAAAGAACAGAAGCCACGTCGCTACGATAAAGAAATACAACTACGTACAGATACCACCCTCACGATACAGCACAATATGAACTCCCGTCGTCCCAAAGTCAGTGCACTTACAGTCGACGGGCGTCGTTATCCTGTAAATTATAAAGTCCTAAGTGCCAATTCTCTCCGTATCGATACAAAAGATACGGCACGCATTAAACTTACGATCATTCCCGGACCCAATCCGGAAGATGGCTGGTGGTATAAATTCGGGCAACATACCGCCCGCTTCGCTATGAGCCTGCGCAATTTCAGCTTTACGTACAAGAATACATATGCCATGACCCTTCCCGGCTTCCGTCCTGAAGTCGGTGACATGTTCGGACAAAAAAAACATGGTGGCTTCCTTGCTCCGGGAATAGACTTTGCTTTTGGTCTTACCGGAGATGGCTACATTGACCGTGCCCTACAAAACGATTGGCTTGTTTGTAACGACTCCATTGTCAGTCCGGCCAGCAGTAATGCACTGGAAGACTTACAACTACGTATTTCTCTGGAACCGATACGTGATCTCAAAATAGACCTCACTGCAAATCGTACCCGTAACCGCAGTCGCGAAATGCAATATATGTTCGCAGGCATGCCGGATACCCGCAGTGGCAATTTCTCTATGAGCATCATTTCTATCGGAAGTTCTTTCGAACGACACAGTGCCGGAGATGGCTACCGTTCCGGTACTTTCGAACGCTTCCGTCGCAACCTCGATGTTATCCGGGATCGTGTGGAAACTCAGTTCATTGGCGCACAATACCCACAAGGCAGCACCTTTGCCGGTAAGACATTCGATCCAGCCAACGGTACTATCAGCAAACATTCACCAGACGTAATGATACCTGCTTTCCTTGCCGCCTATACCGGAAGGAATGCCCGGAACTCGGTCCTCGACTTCTTCCCCAGCCTATTCTCCATGATGCCGAACTGGCGCATTACCTATACTGGACTCACCAAGATAGCCTGGTTCAAAAAGAATTTCCGCAGCGTCAATCTGAATCACGCTTACCGGAGTACATATAGTGTCGGCAGCTACAATACTTTCCAAAGTTTCATGAGCTATATGGGCGATCTTGGTTTTGTAGAAGATGTACAAACGGGAAATCCCATTCCTTCATCCCGTTTCGATATCAGCATGGTATCCATCAACGAGCAATTCTCTCCCCTCATTGGTATGGATGCTACTCTCAAAAATGGACTTACCGCCAAAGTAGAATATAAAACCAGTCGTATTCTGAATCTTAGTATGAGTGCATGCCAACTGGTAGAAACAGCCTCACGTGACTTTGTAATCGGTTTGGGATACAAGATTGTAAACTTCAACTTATTCAGCCGCCGCAATGTAAAGGACAGTAAAAATCGTGTCAGCCATGATCTTGCTCTTCGCGCCGATATATCATTCCGTAACCAGTCGGCCCTTTGCCGTGATATCCAACAAGGATTTGCCCAGGCTACCAATGGGAACAAAGCCCTTAAAATATCTTGTTCTGCAGACTATACCCTAAGTCGTCTTCTGACTTTACGTCTCTACTACGATCGCCAGCAAAATACCCCACTGATATCTTCCAGTTCGTACCCGGTTGTCAGTGCCGACTTCGGTTTCAGTATGAAATTCTCACTGACTCGGTAA
- a CDS encoding DUF3843 family protein: MKQSRIYMKRWLAANERSKQVPTDTWYLHFASQLLLLIDQSPLYCKKSETERVDAAISLALYFQDCIAQSGGWKEFSDAYYGLYKSYLPFYTLTDAYTPDEINVEDLSFVQWTLFSRYAIFEEDEVIVQNPHNPNLLALSQEAYDLMDASFEEAPICDEPSSPIWVMGLDLLEMPQVPLPEIKPGMQLKKDVENCLAYSKGEPLLYFSVYDELCKFFIEELKWENKNESLLPELKNERNFVIYANAKGMLIAPNVSYCFCDPHNPTYNAANAADRGFKLFTYPGACPFDLVKYGMAKGLFPDLQLPFPGGKEVLHDNWDFIARYFLCEYYEGE; encoded by the coding sequence ATGAAACAATCAAGAATTTACATGAAGCGTTGGTTAGCAGCTAACGAACGCAGTAAACAAGTTCCGACCGACACCTGGTATTTGCACTTCGCCAGTCAACTACTTCTTTTGATCGATCAATCTCCATTATACTGTAAAAAATCTGAAACGGAAAGAGTAGATGCCGCCATTTCATTAGCTCTCTACTTCCAAGACTGCATAGCCCAATCAGGTGGCTGGAAAGAGTTTTCAGATGCATACTATGGACTGTATAAATCTTATCTGCCCTTCTATACGCTGACGGATGCATATACTCCTGATGAGATCAACGTAGAGGACTTGTCATTTGTACAATGGACACTCTTCTCCCGATATGCTATTTTTGAAGAAGACGAAGTTATCGTCCAAAACCCTCATAACCCCAATTTATTGGCACTCAGCCAAGAAGCGTATGATCTAATGGATGCTTCATTCGAAGAAGCACCTATTTGCGATGAACCTTCTTCTCCTATTTGGGTGATGGGATTGGATTTATTAGAAATGCCTCAAGTGCCATTACCCGAAATTAAACCGGGAATGCAACTCAAGAAAGATGTAGAAAATTGTCTGGCATACAGTAAAGGAGAACCACTATTGTACTTCTCCGTATATGACGAGCTATGTAAATTCTTTATAGAAGAACTGAAATGGGAAAATAAAAATGAAAGCCTGCTACCCGAATTAAAAAATGAAAGGAACTTCGTAATCTATGCCAACGCCAAAGGTATGTTGATTGCCCCGAATGTTTCCTATTGTTTCTGCGATCCGCATAATCCAACATACAATGCAGCAAATGCTGCTGATAGAGGATTCAAATTATTCACTTATCCGGGAGCTTGTCCCTTTGATCTTGTAAAATATGGTATGGCTAAAGGGTTGTTCCCTGATCTGCAACTCCCTTTCCCCGGTGGAAAAGAAGTATTGCATGATAACTGGGACTTCATTGCGCGGTACTTCTTGTGTGAATATTACGAAGGAGAATGA
- a CDS encoding M24 family metallopeptidase: protein MLQPELKLRRDKIRVLMAQQEIDAALITCNVNLIYTYGRVVSGYLYLPLNAPARLFIKRPNNIEGEHIYPIRKPEQLTDLLKECGLPLPTKLMLEGDELSYTEYTRLAACFPETTVVNGTPIIRKARSIKTDIEIEMFRRSGAAHAKAYERIPSVYQPEMTDRQLSIEIERLMRLEGCLGIFRTFGQSMEIFMGSLLAGDNATAPTPYDFALGGEGLDPSIPIGANGAMLQPGQSLMVDMGGNFNGYMGDMSRVFSIGKLPERAYAAHQTCLEIQEAVTEKAKPGAVCEDLYNTAIDMVTKAGFSDYFMGAGQKAKFIGHGIGLEINEAPVLAPRMKQELEPGMVFALEPKIVLPGIGPLGIENSWAVTADGVEKLTLCKEEIIEM from the coding sequence ATGTTACAACCTGAATTGAAACTGAGACGCGATAAAATACGCGTCTTGATGGCTCAACAAGAGATTGATGCCGCTCTTATCACTTGCAATGTAAATTTAATCTATACGTATGGACGTGTTGTCAGTGGTTATCTTTATTTACCTCTGAATGCCCCGGCACGTTTGTTTATCAAACGCCCTAATAATATTGAGGGGGAACATATTTATCCTATCCGTAAGCCGGAGCAGTTGACTGATTTGTTGAAAGAGTGCGGGTTACCTTTGCCCACAAAGTTAATGTTGGAGGGAGATGAATTGTCGTATACTGAATATACCCGTCTGGCAGCTTGCTTTCCGGAAACGACGGTTGTGAATGGTACACCTATTATTCGTAAGGCACGCAGTATAAAGACGGATATTGAGATTGAGATGTTCCGCCGGTCGGGTGCTGCTCACGCGAAAGCATACGAGCGGATTCCTTCTGTTTATCAACCGGAAATGACAGATCGCCAGTTGTCTATTGAGATAGAACGTCTGATGCGCTTGGAAGGTTGCCTGGGTATTTTCCGGACTTTTGGACAGAGTATGGAGATATTTATGGGAAGTCTGTTGGCTGGTGATAATGCTACTGCTCCTACACCTTATGATTTTGCTTTAGGAGGTGAAGGACTTGATCCGTCTATACCTATCGGTGCGAATGGTGCAATGTTGCAACCCGGACAGAGTCTCATGGTGGATATGGGTGGAAACTTCAATGGATATATGGGTGATATGAGCCGTGTGTTCTCTATTGGCAAGTTGCCGGAGAGAGCTTATGCTGCCCATCAAACTTGTCTGGAAATACAGGAAGCTGTAACAGAAAAGGCAAAACCAGGGGCTGTGTGCGAAGATCTTTATAATACAGCTATCGATATGGTTACTAAAGCCGGGTTTTCTGATTACTTTATGGGAGCCGGACAGAAAGCGAAATTTATAGGTCATGGTATTGGTCTGGAAATTAATGAAGCCCCTGTACTTGCTCCGCGTATGAAACAGGAGTTAGAACCGGGCATGGTATTTGCGCTCGAACCGAAAATCGTATTGCCGGGTATTGGTCCGTTGGGCATCGAAAATTCTTGGGCAGTAACAGCGGACGGGGTAGAGAAGTTGACGCTGTGTAAGGAAGAGATTATAGAAATGTAG
- the gdhA gene encoding NADP-specific glutamate dehydrogenase, translating to MNIERIMSSLEAKHPGESEYLQAVKEVLLSIEDIYNQHPEFEKAKIIERLVEPDRIFTFRVTWVDDKGDVQTNLGYRVQFNNAIGPYKGGIRFHASVNLSILKFLGFEQTFKNALTTLPMGGGKGGSDFSPRGKSDGEIMRFCQAFMLELWRHLGPDMDVPAGDIGVGGREVGYMFGMYKKLTREFTGTFTGKGLEFGGSLIRPEATGFGGLYFVNQMLETKGIDIKGKTVAISGFGNVAWGAATKATELGAKVVTISGPDGYIYDPNGISGDKIDYMLELRASGNDIVAPYADEFPGSTFIAGKRPWEVKADIALPCATQNELNGDDARQLIENKVMCVGEISNMGCTPEAIDLFIEHKIMYAPGKAVNAGGVATSGLEMSQNAMHLSWSAAEVDEKLHAIMHGIHAQCVKYGTEPDGYINYVKGANIAGFMKVAHAMMGQGII from the coding sequence ATGAATATCGAACGAATTATGTCCTCTTTAGAGGCAAAGCATCCCGGCGAGTCTGAATATCTTCAAGCCGTAAAGGAAGTACTTCTTTCCATCGAAGATATCTATAACCAGCATCCAGAGTTCGAGAAAGCTAAAATCATAGAACGCTTGGTTGAACCCGACCGTATCTTTACGTTCCGTGTTACTTGGGTGGACGACAAAGGTGATGTACAAACCAACCTTGGCTATCGTGTGCAATTCAACAATGCCATTGGCCCGTACAAAGGCGGCATTCGTTTCCATGCATCTGTAAATCTTTCTATCTTGAAGTTCTTAGGATTTGAACAGACGTTTAAGAATGCACTGACCACTCTGCCTATGGGTGGTGGTAAAGGTGGTTCCGACTTCTCTCCACGTGGCAAGAGCGATGGTGAAATTATGAGATTCTGCCAGGCTTTCATGTTGGAATTGTGGCGTCATCTTGGTCCGGATATGGATGTGCCGGCCGGTGATATCGGGGTAGGTGGCCGTGAAGTAGGCTATATGTTCGGTATGTATAAGAAGTTGACGCGTGAGTTTACCGGTACATTTACCGGAAAAGGTTTGGAATTCGGTGGTTCTCTGATTCGTCCTGAAGCTACAGGTTTCGGCGGATTGTACTTCGTGAACCAGATGTTAGAAACTAAAGGCATTGATATCAAAGGTAAGACCGTCGCTATTTCCGGTTTCGGAAATGTGGCTTGGGGTGCTGCTACCAAAGCAACCGAATTGGGTGCAAAAGTAGTTACTATTTCCGGACCGGACGGGTATATTTATGATCCGAATGGTATCAGTGGCGACAAGATAGATTATATGCTTGAACTCCGTGCATCGGGTAATGATATTGTGGCTCCGTATGCAGACGAATTCCCCGGTTCTACATTTATTGCCGGTAAACGTCCTTGGGAAGTGAAAGCTGATATTGCACTGCCTTGTGCTACGCAAAATGAACTGAATGGTGATGATGCCCGTCAGTTGATTGAAAATAAAGTGATGTGTGTAGGAGAAATCTCAAATATGGGCTGTACGCCGGAAGCAATCGATTTGTTCATTGAACATAAGATTATGTATGCTCCGGGTAAAGCTGTCAATGCCGGTGGTGTTGCTACTTCCGGATTGGAAATGTCACAGAACGCTATGCATCTCAGTTGGAGTGCTGCCGAAGTGGACGAGAAACTGCACGCAATTATGCACGGCATTCATGCACAATGCGTAAAATATGGGACAGAACCTGACGGTTACATCAACTACGTGAAGGGAGCTAATATTGCAGGCTTCATGAAGGTGGCTCACGCTATGATGGGTCAGGGAATTATTTAA